AAGAACAGATGCCGAACTTGCCTCCGCTTCCACCTCACCGCCTTCTTCACCCTGGTGGCGTGCTTCAGCTCCttcgccttcctcttcctcgtgccCTTCATCATCGACCCGGCCTTCTCCACCATCTTCGCGGACTTCGACAATGAGCCGCGGATGTGCGTCACCAAGGAGTCAGTGTCTCTGCACGGCGCCAGTAACTGCTCGTGGTCTTCGTGTCGCGAGGGCTGCACCAATGAGATCTTCGAGTGCCTTCACATCTACGTCAACTACAGGCACGACCCGGATGGACTCAAGAACGGGATGAATTTCTCGCAAGCGGAGGACATCGACTTAGAAGCGTGGGATGTGTACGATGCAAGGCTCTACCCGAACGTGAAGGGCTGCGGCTACCCACCCAACGTCAACTGCACTACGTTCGCCGCTAACTACAGCACAGTTGGGAGGACCTACCCTTGCTACTACTCCAAGAAGATCCCCACCATGGTTCTCAACGCTCTGGATATCCCGGGGGTGAAGAGGGACCTGGTGTATGCCATCGTAATACCCTGGGGCTGCTTCTTCGTGTCCATTCTCTACATCATGGTGACGTACGCGGGAATGAGAGGCCCCGACGAGGAGGACGACAAGGCGCAGGAGGTGAGCTCGAGCAAGGCGTCCAAGGAAGCATCAAACTATTCGCTGCGCTCCATCGGCAAGACCATCAACCACGGCATGAATAAGCTGAGAGGGGAGCCTGATGATAaggggtaagtgtgtgtgtgtgtgtgtgtgtgtgtgtgtgtgtgtgtgtgtgtgtgtgtgtgtgtgtgtgtgtgtgtgtgtgtgtgtgtgtgtgtgtgtgtgattttcctcaattcattagtttttttttcctagtactatttttttctatctttatttttatatttttctctcttctcttctcttctctctctctctctctctctctctctctctctctctctctctctctctctctctctctctctctctctctctctctcttcatattcacTCACTTTTTGACaatttctataatttttcttttcaattgtcacttttcttgtgtgtgtgtgtgtgtgtgtgtgtgtgtgtgtgtgtgtgtgtgtgtgtgtgtgtgtgtgtgtgtgtgtgtgtgtgtgtgtgtgtgtgtgtgtgtgtgtgtgtgtgtgtgtgtgtgtgtgtgtgtgtgtgtgtgtgtactttttaaATCTCTCTATCACCTCATGTTCACTTACAGCCATTCAATGTTTGTCTGGATGTTTTCctgacccctctccctcttccccctttacctccccctcgtcctcttcctcctcctcctcctccgtctcctcctcctcctcctcctcctcctcctcctcctcctcctcctcctcctcctcctcctcttcctcttcctcgccccGCCAAATTTAAGTATATGTGAAAATATCTTTGAATTTCTTAaaagttttcatgtttttagtaAAAGTTTTAGGAAAATATGCGAGAGAAAtgtattttatttgttcttctctctccacattcattttctcttttttgatcattgttttccttttcttttcgtgttagaaaatacacaaaaaaggaGAATTTGTTCAagtgagagaaacacacacacatgcattgaATTTCGTGTGACTGTAGGATAGGTTTTGTTTTTTGGGTcatacattactactactactactactactactactactactactactactactactactactactactactactactactactactactactactactactactactgctactactactactactactactactactactactactactactactactactactactactactactactactactactattactaccaccactaacaccaccatctcTGCTCCAacgactattattattactattaccattcatactactaccaccaccaccaccaccaccactactactactactactactacctttaccaccaccaccaccacttctactactactactactactactactactactactactactactactacactacacctTGACCCACGTGAC
The window above is part of the Portunus trituberculatus isolate SZX2019 chromosome 31, ASM1759143v1, whole genome shotgun sequence genome. Proteins encoded here:
- the LOC123511053 gene encoding uncharacterized protein LOC123511053 encodes the protein MTKMKMRMMMKILFVKTSRRVLYILLFTPITSSLSSLSSCATLEALSSAASSSSRLVETHHQEEQEGKERQDTADGLEHSYRHSSATYPPETRPLPTTPLISPTRPLPTGKIDSPTSDKGLGVEATPTKKNRCRTCLRFHLTAFFTLVACFSSFAFLFLVPFIIDPAFSTIFADFDNEPRMCVTKESVSLHGASNCSWSSCREGCTNEIFECLHIYVNYRHDPDGLKNGMNFSQAEDIDLEAWDVYDARLYPNVKGCGYPPNVNCTTFAANYSTVGRTYPCYYSKKIPTMVLNALDIPGVKRDLVYAIVIPWGCFFVSILYIMVTYAGMRGPDEEDDKAQEVSSSKASKEASNYSLRSIGKTINHGMNKLRGEPDDKGRDGGGGEVGGGEGGGVGLGGGGLGGGGGQKWQHQQQQSPTSSSPLEPHLLLAPASLPEVLCAKRTALPPLERTPPLPRPARDPIETSFQEAELRDHRHLQQRGGE